In a single window of the Melioribacteraceae bacterium genome:
- a CDS encoding glycosyltransferase family 9 protein, whose protein sequence is METLKNILVIQTAFLGDAVLTLPMIEVIKNKFPSSNITVVTIPDTAELFRHSPFVDEVIEYDKKGNDKSLFSLKEFIGLIKSKRFDVVYTPHRSARSILITRFSGAKDTYGFDRAAFSFLLKNKIKYDDKIHEVARNLSLAGYNLEKNTWKIRPRITIPAEAVIRINKLVEQFPYSKIAVIAPGSVWKTKIYPKDYYFQITRFLIGKGIKIFMIGGKKDSYLCQEFEDRFEGYVKSYAGDLSIIESVALIKKSQLLICNDSAPTHLGMIAGTATLTLYCSTVKEFGFYPYLENSGYLSFDNLKCKPCGIHGLDSCPIKTFDCGLKLTPEMVNSKISEMLKL, encoded by the coding sequence TTGGAAACATTAAAAAATATTTTGGTTATTCAAACAGCGTTTTTAGGGGATGCTGTACTTACGCTACCAATGATTGAAGTTATCAAAAATAAATTTCCATCGTCGAACATTACGGTCGTGACTATTCCGGATACCGCCGAACTATTTCGTCATTCTCCTTTTGTAGATGAGGTAATTGAATATGATAAAAAAGGAAATGATAAATCGTTATTTAGTTTAAAGGAATTTATTGGTTTAATTAAATCCAAAAGATTTGATGTTGTGTACACTCCACATCGCTCTGCCCGATCAATTTTAATCACCCGGTTTTCTGGAGCCAAGGATACTTACGGTTTTGATAGAGCCGCATTTTCATTTCTATTAAAAAATAAAATAAAGTATGATGATAAGATTCATGAAGTTGCCAGAAACTTGAGTTTAGCTGGATACAACCTCGAAAAGAATACATGGAAAATTAGACCCAGAATTACAATACCTGCAGAGGCAGTTATTAGAATAAATAAATTAGTGGAGCAATTTCCATATAGTAAAATTGCGGTAATTGCACCTGGTTCGGTTTGGAAAACTAAAATTTATCCTAAAGATTATTACTTTCAAATCACAAGATTTCTTATCGGCAAAGGCATTAAAATTTTTATGATTGGTGGCAAAAAAGATTCTTATTTGTGCCAGGAATTTGAGGATCGATTTGAGGGGTATGTTAAATCGTATGCCGGGGATTTATCCATTATTGAATCGGTCGCACTGATCAAGAAGAGTCAATTATTAATTTGTAACGACAGCGCTCCAACTCATCTTGGAATGATTGCTGGTACGGCTACTCTTACATTGTATTGTTCGACTGTAAAGGAATTTGGTTTTTATCCATATTTAGAAAATAGCGGGTATCTTTCTTTTGATAACCTTAAATGCAAACCATGCGGAATTCATGGTTTGGATAGCTGTCCAATCAAAACCTTCGATTGCGGACTAAAATTGACACCGGAAATGGTTAATTCAAAAATATCTGAAATGCTCAAACTTTAA
- a CDS encoding M23 family metallopeptidase: MKFNLKDIRDFSVYITPNFKTTTTTRYKFSLIKMLMYIGLYTITAWLFLLVILSVTPLKNSLFVIDDNEMVAQAEKIEALQNKVYDLTAQLQSLATNNERLKFAFQLAQRDSIKKDDSLYNTLQKTIKKKIKIGGDFYTAFISLIDKYFPNSDTINNKMIFIEPTQGVITQSYKPEKGHFGTDYGVKKGSPVFASAGGLVIFSGFTPDFGYTIIIKHDNNYITLYKHCSSLLKKSRDIVYQGELIALSGNSGTNTTGPHLHFEIWHNGKSLDPESILLK; the protein is encoded by the coding sequence ATGAAATTTAATTTAAAAGATATACGCGATTTTTCTGTCTATATAACTCCTAATTTTAAAACAACAACTACAACGCGTTATAAATTTAGTCTTATTAAAATGTTGATGTATATTGGCTTATACACAATTACAGCCTGGCTATTTCTTCTTGTTATTCTTTCTGTGACCCCCTTAAAAAACTCGCTTTTTGTAATTGATGATAACGAAATGGTTGCGCAGGCAGAAAAAATTGAAGCTCTGCAGAACAAGGTTTATGATCTCACTGCCCAGCTTCAAAGTCTTGCTACTAATAATGAAAGACTAAAATTTGCATTTCAGCTAGCGCAAAGAGACAGTATAAAAAAAGATGATTCTTTATATAATACTCTACAAAAAACTATTAAAAAGAAGATAAAAATTGGAGGCGATTTCTACACTGCATTTATCTCGCTAATAGATAAATATTTCCCGAATTCAGATACAATCAATAATAAAATGATATTTATTGAACCTACGCAGGGAGTTATTACTCAAAGTTATAAACCTGAAAAAGGACATTTTGGAACCGACTATGGTGTAAAAAAAGGTTCTCCCGTATTTGCCTCAGCTGGTGGATTAGTTATATTTTCTGGCTTTACCCCCGATTTTGGTTACACAATAATTATTAAACATGACAATAATTATATAACATTATATAAGCATTGTTCATCTTTATTAAAAAAGTCAAGAGACATCGTTTATCAAGGTGAATTAATTGCATTGAGCGGCAACTCTGGTACAAATACAACAGGTCCCCACTTACACTTCGAAATATGGCATAATGGTAAGTCGCTAGACCCGGAATCGATATTATTAAAATAG
- a CDS encoding polymer-forming cytoskeletal protein — MASKKELSHEEVSIIAGGVSIDGNLTSNGNVRIDGKVVGNVKVTGNLTLGEGGDIHGEMIARNVTLSGSVNGKVTAVERLRLENKAVVNGDIISKLLIIEEGAKFEGNSSMTSPTISQNV, encoded by the coding sequence ATGGCGTCAAAAAAAGAACTCTCACATGAAGAAGTTAGCATAATTGCTGGCGGTGTTAGTATTGATGGAAATTTGACGAGTAACGGTAATGTTCGAATAGATGGAAAAGTAGTTGGTAATGTTAAAGTTACTGGTAACCTAACTCTTGGCGAAGGGGGAGATATTCATGGGGAAATGATTGCGAGAAATGTAACTTTAAGCGGTTCAGTGAATGGTAAAGTTACAGCAGTTGAAAGACTTCGCTTGGAAAATAAAGCAGTTGTGAATGGGGATATTATCTCAAAACTATTAATTATTGAAGAAGGAGCCAAATTTGAGGGAAATAGCTCTATGACTTCTCCAACAATAAGTCAAAATGTTTGA
- a CDS encoding AtpZ/AtpI family protein, with protein MFDKDSSSFEKIAKSYREIGPYLGLGLQLAATMVFSFFIGKWGDDYLGTRPILTISGAFLGAFSGIYNFIKTVLNLNKKNDK; from the coding sequence ATGTTTGATAAAGATTCATCTTCATTTGAAAAGATTGCTAAGTCCTATAGAGAAATTGGACCTTACCTTGGATTAGGACTTCAATTAGCCGCAACAATGGTGTTTTCCTTTTTCATTGGGAAATGGGGAGATGATTACCTTGGTACCCGGCCAATTTTAACAATTAGTGGAGCATTTCTCGGAGCATTTTCGGGGATTTATAATTTCATTAAAACTGTATTAAACTTAAATAAGAAAAATGACAAGTAA
- the atpB gene encoding F0F1 ATP synthase subunit A: MYFSEANNVADTVAAASKSQDTGWIMHHVLDARELDFSPFGIIHLPQLHLFGFDISITKHVVFLWLAAIILFVVLRIVAKSYKNSLVPKGVSNFTEVLILFVRDEIAKPTIGKGYERFLPYLLTAFFFILTCNFLGLLPYGSTATGNIAVTATLATLSFFVIQLGGIKQNGFFGYFKGLLPHGLPTWLIPIMLVVELLGLFTKPFALAIRLFANMTAGHIVILALLGLIFILNTYVVIPVSIAFALFIYLLEILVALIQAYIFTMLSSLFIGMAVHQEH, encoded by the coding sequence ATGTATTTCAGTGAAGCAAATAATGTAGCGGATACTGTTGCGGCAGCATCAAAATCTCAAGATACTGGATGGATAATGCACCATGTGTTGGATGCTAGGGAATTAGATTTTTCTCCTTTCGGAATTATTCATCTGCCCCAGCTTCATCTTTTTGGTTTTGATATTTCCATTACAAAGCATGTAGTTTTTCTCTGGCTTGCAGCAATTATTTTATTTGTCGTTTTAAGAATAGTAGCTAAATCATATAAAAATTCTTTAGTACCAAAAGGTGTTTCGAATTTTACAGAAGTGTTGATACTATTTGTAAGAGATGAAATTGCAAAACCAACTATTGGCAAAGGGTACGAAAGATTTCTCCCTTATTTATTAACTGCGTTCTTTTTTATTCTTACTTGTAATTTTTTAGGATTACTTCCTTACGGATCAACCGCTACCGGAAATATTGCTGTTACAGCAACTTTAGCGACTCTTTCGTTTTTTGTAATTCAATTGGGTGGAATAAAGCAGAATGGTTTCTTTGGTTACTTTAAAGGACTGCTGCCGCATGGCTTACCAACTTGGCTTATCCCAATAATGTTAGTAGTAGAATTGTTAGGATTATTCACAAAACCATTTGCATTGGCAATTCGTTTATTTGCGAACATGACAGCTGGACATATTGTAATACTAGCGCTATTGGGATTAATATTTATACTAAATACTTATGTGGTAATTCCAGTATCAATAGCGTTTGCGTTGTTTATATATTTACTCGAAATTTTAGTAGCGTTAATACAAGCATATATTTTTACCATGCTGTCATCACTATTTATTGGAATGGCAGTTCATCAAGAACATTAA
- the atpE gene encoding ATP synthase F0 subunit C, which translates to MDFAYLAAGFGAALTVIGGAFGIGKLASSAMEASGRQPEAAGDIRTSMIIAAALIEGISLFALVICILLALK; encoded by the coding sequence ATGGATTTCGCATATTTAGCAGCCGGATTTGGCGCAGCATTAACAGTAATTGGCGGTGCTTTCGGTATCGGAAAATTAGCAAGTTCAGCTATGGAAGCAAGTGGACGTCAACCAGAAGCCGCAGGTGATATCAGAACATCAATGATTATTGCTGCCGCTCTTATTGAAGGTATTTCTTTATTTGCACTTGTAATCTGTATCTTATTAGCTCTTAAATAA
- the atpF gene encoding F0F1 ATP synthase subunit B translates to MNLLLISNILAFAGGEVGGPLDVNPGLILWTVVTFLILLFILSKFAWKPILSSLHERESQIKESLEKAETARLEAEKLIAANKANIFKAEEEAQKIVEQSREYAEKLKTQILEESKLNAKKMIADASVEIERKNAEAFSKLKSQVAEIAVDAAEKIIRQNLDKEKQLNIVNKYLDDITKN, encoded by the coding sequence ATGAATTTACTTTTAATATCAAACATACTTGCATTTGCCGGCGGCGAAGTTGGCGGCCCACTGGATGTAAATCCCGGCCTAATTTTATGGACGGTTGTTACATTCCTTATTTTATTGTTTATTCTTTCAAAATTTGCCTGGAAGCCAATACTCTCTTCCCTTCATGAAAGAGAAAGCCAAATAAAGGAATCGCTTGAAAAAGCTGAAACCGCGCGCCTCGAAGCTGAAAAATTAATTGCGGCCAATAAAGCCAATATATTTAAGGCGGAGGAGGAAGCTCAAAAAATTGTTGAGCAAAGCAGAGAATATGCCGAAAAACTGAAAACACAGATCCTTGAGGAAAGTAAATTAAACGCAAAAAAAATGATTGCTGATGCTTCGGTAGAAATTGAAAGAAAAAATGCAGAAGCATTTTCTAAACTAAAATCTCAGGTTGCGGAAATTGCAGTTGATGCCGCCGAAAAAATTATCCGTCAAAATTTGGATAAAGAGAAACAACTTAATATTGTTAACAAATATCTAGACGATATCACTAAAAATTAA
- the atpH gene encoding ATP synthase F1 subunit delta: protein MSVYRISYRYANSLFQLAVEKKIFDKVSQDVTLCFKTLIQSKELRAVLKSPVIKTTDKKSILTQVFKGKVSHDLLTFLEFVIDKGREDILFEILKEFLVLCDKKNGVVRARVSSAIELSENAKKEILSKFSVKTNKNIEADFIVNESLIGGFTININDTIYDASIKQQLRNLKKKFSEEVSISFN from the coding sequence ATGAGCGTTTACAGAATATCATATCGTTATGCAAATTCTTTATTTCAATTGGCAGTTGAAAAGAAAATCTTTGATAAAGTATCTCAGGATGTTACCCTTTGTTTTAAAACTCTTATTCAATCTAAAGAGTTGAGAGCTGTTTTAAAAAGTCCAGTTATTAAAACCACTGATAAAAAATCAATACTTACGCAGGTTTTTAAAGGTAAAGTTTCTCATGATTTACTTACTTTTTTAGAGTTTGTAATTGATAAGGGGAGAGAAGATATTCTTTTTGAGATACTTAAAGAATTTCTGGTATTGTGCGATAAAAAAAATGGTGTAGTTAGAGCGAGAGTATCGTCGGCAATCGAATTATCTGAAAACGCGAAAAAAGAGATCCTTAGTAAATTTTCCGTAAAAACTAATAAAAACATTGAAGCAGATTTTATTGTAAATGAAAGTTTGATTGGAGGTTTTACAATCAACATAAATGATACGATTTATGATGCGTCAATAAAGCAGCAGCTTCGAAATCTTAAAAAGAAATTTTCCGAAGAAGTGAGTATATCTTTTAACTAG
- the atpA gene encoding F0F1 ATP synthase subunit alpha, producing the protein MAEIRPDEISAILRKQLAGFENDVDVYDVGTVLQVGDGIARVYGLSNVMASELVEFPNDVTGMVLNLDEDSVGCVLFGESSLIKEGDTVKRTKRVASFPVGDKMLGRVVTPLGEPVDGKGTVQFDKYMPIERKALGVIQRQPVKEPLQTGIGAIDAMIPIGRGQRELIIGDRQTGKTAIAIDTIINQKYTHTEEAKKYGVKPVYCVYVAIGQKNSTVAQVVGKLQEAGAMEYTTIVSAPASSPAPLQYIAPYSGATLGEFFRDNGKHALVIYDDLSKQAAAYRELSLLLRRPPGREAYPGDVFYLHSRLLERSSKLSEDLGGGSLTALPIIETQQGDVSAYIPTNVISITDGQIYLEPSLFNSGVRPAINVGISVSRVGGNAQIKAMKKVAGSLKLDLAQYRELEAFAKFGSDLDKSTKRTLSKGARLVELLKQGQYAPVPIEKQVVAIFIGTNNYFDSIEVKDVKRFEKEFLEYVELKYPQIFENILLTKELKDDTVSLIKKAVEEFLEKFKKS; encoded by the coding sequence ATGGCAGAAATTAGACCTGACGAAATATCAGCAATACTTCGTAAGCAACTTGCCGGCTTTGAAAATGATGTTGATGTTTATGATGTTGGTACTGTTCTTCAAGTTGGCGATGGTATTGCACGAGTATATGGATTATCGAATGTAATGGCGAGCGAGTTAGTAGAATTTCCAAACGATGTTACAGGAATGGTATTGAATTTGGATGAAGACAGTGTTGGTTGCGTTTTGTTTGGTGAAAGTTCCTTGATCAAAGAAGGGGACACTGTAAAGAGAACTAAAAGAGTTGCCTCATTTCCTGTCGGCGATAAAATGCTTGGTAGAGTAGTTACTCCTCTCGGTGAACCTGTTGATGGAAAGGGGACTGTTCAATTTGACAAATATATGCCTATTGAAAGAAAAGCTCTTGGAGTAATTCAACGACAACCAGTTAAAGAACCACTTCAAACTGGTATAGGCGCAATTGATGCGATGATACCAATTGGACGTGGCCAACGAGAACTTATCATTGGTGACCGCCAAACTGGCAAAACTGCAATTGCTATAGATACTATTATAAATCAAAAATATACTCATACCGAAGAAGCAAAAAAATATGGCGTTAAACCTGTTTATTGCGTTTATGTAGCTATTGGTCAAAAAAATTCAACTGTTGCTCAGGTTGTTGGTAAACTGCAGGAAGCTGGCGCCATGGAATACACTACCATAGTTTCGGCACCGGCATCATCACCGGCTCCTCTTCAATATATCGCCCCTTATTCTGGTGCTACACTTGGTGAATTTTTTAGAGATAATGGTAAACATGCATTAGTTATTTATGATGATCTTTCCAAACAAGCCGCGGCTTATAGAGAATTATCATTGCTTCTACGCAGACCTCCTGGACGTGAAGCTTATCCAGGCGACGTATTTTATCTTCATTCTAGATTGCTCGAACGTTCTTCAAAATTAAGTGAAGATTTGGGTGGAGGAAGTTTAACCGCACTCCCAATTATTGAAACACAGCAGGGAGACGTTTCAGCATATATTCCTACTAACGTGATATCAATTACAGATGGGCAAATTTATCTTGAGCCAAGTTTATTCAACTCTGGTGTTCGCCCCGCTATTAACGTAGGTATTTCAGTATCTCGTGTGGGTGGTAATGCTCAAATTAAAGCTATGAAAAAAGTTGCCGGCTCACTTAAACTTGATCTTGCTCAATATAGGGAATTAGAAGCGTTCGCAAAATTTGGATCTGATCTTGATAAGTCAACAAAAAGAACTCTTTCCAAAGGGGCTAGATTAGTTGAGTTATTGAAGCAAGGACAATACGCTCCGGTTCCTATTGAAAAGCAGGTTGTGGCAATTTTTATCGGAACAAATAATTATTTCGATTCGATTGAAGTTAAAGATGTAAAAAGATTTGAAAAAGAATTTCTAGAATATGTTGAATTAAAATATCCTCAGATTTTTGAAAATATTTTATTAACAAAAGAATTGAAGGATGATACTGTTAGTCTAATTAAAAAAGCAGTAGAAGAGTTTTTAGAAAAGTTTAAAAAAAGCTGA
- the atpG gene encoding ATP synthase F1 subunit gamma: protein MATLRDIKRRIVGVKNTQQITKAMKMVAAARLRRAQENIINARPYSKKISEVLSHLMLSEKSFSNPLLVERDVKRVAVIVVTSDRGLCGSFNMNVIRTAEEQIKTEYADYQLSGNLDLYCIGKKGSDYFSKRDYKLADSHTGVFSSLKFDFASSLIKSFSSKFSSGELDKVIVVFNEFKSVIQQKTVIQQLLPIKPIDDKISETISVADYIYEPNKVAIINNLLPKYLNAQMWRILLDSFAAELGARMTAMDMATENAKELIRSLQLTYNKVRQATITKEILEIVSGANALKES from the coding sequence ATGGCAACTTTAAGAGACATAAAGAGAAGAATTGTTGGAGTTAAAAATACTCAGCAAATTACCAAAGCAATGAAAATGGTTGCCGCGGCAAGACTGCGTAGAGCCCAAGAAAATATTATTAATGCAAGACCTTACTCAAAAAAAATCTCTGAAGTATTGTCTCATCTCATGCTTAGCGAAAAAAGTTTTTCTAATCCGTTACTAGTCGAAAGAGACGTTAAACGGGTTGCTGTAATTGTTGTTACATCCGATCGTGGTTTATGCGGTAGTTTCAATATGAATGTTATTCGTACTGCCGAGGAGCAAATCAAAACGGAATATGCCGATTATCAATTGTCGGGTAATCTCGATTTATATTGTATCGGGAAAAAGGGAAGTGATTATTTCTCCAAAAGAGATTACAAATTAGCCGATTCCCACACCGGTGTTTTTTCATCATTAAAGTTTGATTTTGCCTCTTCACTAATTAAAAGCTTTTCATCAAAATTTTCCAGTGGTGAATTAGATAAGGTAATTGTTGTTTTTAATGAATTTAAATCTGTCATTCAACAAAAAACGGTTATCCAACAACTACTCCCAATAAAACCTATCGATGATAAAATATCCGAAACAATTAGTGTTGCCGATTATATTTACGAACCAAATAAAGTTGCTATTATAAATAATTTACTGCCGAAGTATTTAAATGCACAGATGTGGAGAATATTGCTGGATTCTTTTGCCGCTGAGTTAGGCGCTAGAATGACAGCTATGGATATGGCTACTGAAAACGCTAAGGAATTGATACGATCTTTACAATTAACCTATAATAAAGTTAGGCAGGCAACTATAACTAAGGAAATTTTGGAAATTGTTTCGGGTGCCAACGCGCTCAAAGAGTCTTAA
- the ffh gene encoding signal recognition particle protein, with the protein MLDELTEKLERTLKKITGQGKITETNISDTLREIRRVLLDADVNYKVAKQFIDDVKSKALGTEVINSVTPGQLITKILYDELTVLLGSSGSELTINPTGTTTIMLIGLQGCGKTTFSAKLAKYLTERKRSVLLVAADVYRPAAIEQLKILGSKINIPVFSIDGSKDPVKIASESMDFAKANNLNTVIIDTAGRLHVDDEMMNEASAIKAAINPTETLFVVDSMTGQDAVNSAKAFHEKVNFDGVVVTKLDGDSRGGCVLSIRAVVNEPIKFASLGEKLDSIEIFYPERMASRILGKGDVVSLVEKAQSQIDEKEAEELEKKILSNKFDFDDFLKQIKMIKKMGSLKSLLGMVPGLNSAMKNADVDDKQLVKVESIIQSMTKQERSNPKVLNGSRRKRIARGSGNSIQDVNRLIKQFEQMQQMMRMLNKGGKLGFPNMKNIRFN; encoded by the coding sequence ATGCTTGATGAATTGACCGAGAAACTTGAACGGACTCTTAAAAAGATAACCGGACAAGGTAAAATTACAGAAACAAATATATCTGATACTCTTCGTGAGATCAGACGTGTTCTTTTAGATGCTGACGTTAACTACAAAGTAGCTAAACAGTTTATTGATGATGTAAAATCAAAAGCTCTTGGCACCGAAGTAATTAATTCTGTTACCCCCGGACAGTTAATAACTAAAATTTTATATGATGAATTAACTGTATTGCTAGGTAGTTCAGGTTCGGAGCTTACAATAAATCCGACGGGCACTACCACGATTATGTTAATCGGACTTCAGGGATGCGGAAAAACTACTTTTAGTGCTAAACTTGCAAAGTACTTAACCGAAAGAAAGCGCTCGGTTCTTTTAGTTGCCGCTGATGTTTATAGACCCGCGGCTATTGAACAGTTGAAAATTCTTGGAAGCAAGATTAATATTCCGGTTTTTTCGATTGATGGTAGTAAAGATCCGGTTAAGATTGCATCTGAATCAATGGATTTTGCCAAGGCGAATAATCTTAATACTGTAATTATTGATACCGCTGGACGCTTGCATGTTGATGATGAAATGATGAATGAAGCATCTGCAATAAAAGCGGCCATAAATCCTACAGAAACTTTATTTGTTGTTGATTCGATGACCGGGCAGGATGCCGTAAATTCGGCTAAAGCATTTCATGAAAAAGTAAATTTTGATGGTGTTGTAGTAACAAAACTGGATGGTGATTCCAGAGGCGGTTGTGTTCTTTCAATTCGTGCGGTTGTTAATGAACCGATAAAATTTGCTAGTTTGGGTGAAAAACTTGATTCTATCGAGATTTTTTATCCTGAGCGAATGGCTTCTCGTATTTTGGGTAAGGGAGATGTTGTTTCACTAGTTGAAAAAGCTCAGTCTCAAATTGATGAAAAGGAAGCCGAAGAACTCGAGAAAAAGATACTCTCGAACAAATTTGATTTTGATGACTTCTTAAAACAAATTAAAATGATTAAGAAGATGGGTTCTTTAAAATCTTTGCTTGGAATGGTTCCCGGATTGAACTCAGCCATGAAAAATGCCGATGTTGACGATAAACAACTAGTTAAAGTTGAGTCGATAATTCAATCAATGACTAAGCAAGAGAGATCGAATCCAAAAGTATTAAATGGAAGCAGAAGAAAAAGAATTGCACGCGGAAGCGGTAATTCTATTCAAGATGTGAACAGATTGATAAAACAGTTTGAACAGATGCAGCAGATGATGCGCATGTTAAACAAGGGCGGAAAGCTGGGCTTTCCAAACATGAAGAATATAAGATTTAATTGA
- the rpsP gene encoding 30S ribosomal protein S16 yields the protein MAVKLRLKRMGKKRQPIYKVVAADSRSPRDGKFIEAIGLYNPKTDPATIEIQEDRALYWLGVGAQPTITVKNLLSNTGILLKKELAKQGLSDEQINVKLEEWNKLKEATLAASLKKKEEKLKAKKSSAVKENDKTENVAEV from the coding sequence TTGGCAGTTAAGTTAAGACTGAAAAGAATGGGTAAAAAACGTCAACCAATTTATAAAGTTGTTGCAGCGGATTCCCGTTCACCCAGAGATGGTAAATTTATTGAAGCAATCGGACTCTATAATCCAAAAACTGATCCGGCTACTATTGAAATTCAGGAAGACCGTGCGTTATATTGGTTAGGTGTTGGAGCTCAACCTACAATCACTGTAAAAAACCTACTTTCAAATACTGGAATATTATTGAAGAAAGAATTGGCGAAGCAAGGTTTGTCGGACGAGCAAATTAATGTGAAGCTTGAAGAATGGAATAAATTGAAAGAAGCAACATTAGCCGCGTCTTTAAAGAAAAAAGAAGAAAAACTAAAAGCTAAAAAATCATCGGCTGTTAAAGAGAATGATAAAACAGAAAATGTAGCGGAAGTATAG
- a CDS encoding KH domain-containing protein — MKEFIEFIAKHLVDSPDNVALEEATPDEKTIELTLKVGADDVGKVIGKQGKTAQAMRTLLTAIAAKDGKRAILKILD; from the coding sequence ATGAAGGAATTCATCGAATTTATCGCAAAACACTTGGTTGATAGTCCGGATAATGTTGCTTTGGAAGAAGCCACACCCGATGAGAAAACAATCGAACTTACCCTTAAAGTTGGTGCCGACGATGTTGGTAAAGTTATTGGTAAGCAAGGTAAAACAGCTCAAGCAATGAGAACCTTACTCACTGCTATTGCTGCCAAAGACGGTAAAAGAGCAATTCTAAAAATATTAGATTAA
- the rimM gene encoding 16S rRNA processing protein RimM yields MDDFLLIAKVKSIHGNDGFLSIESFSDFQDRFLKLEKVFADFFGVRKEFIVEAVDYFSKKIVIKIEGFNNSDDASIFIGKNLFVCQSEAIPASGDVFFIHDLIGSEVFQKERLIGVIVDVLKLPANDVYLVKNRVKKEILIPAVKDFIQKFDAKKKRVDITPEFDLTYYDED; encoded by the coding sequence GTGGATGATTTCTTATTAATCGCAAAAGTAAAATCGATCCACGGCAACGATGGTTTTTTATCTATTGAATCTTTTTCCGATTTTCAAGATCGCTTTTTAAAATTAGAAAAAGTTTTCGCAGATTTTTTTGGTGTCAGAAAGGAATTTATTGTTGAAGCCGTTGACTATTTTTCGAAAAAAATAGTTATTAAAATTGAAGGTTTCAATAATAGTGATGATGCTTCGATTTTTATTGGTAAAAATTTATTTGTTTGCCAAAGTGAGGCTATTCCTGCATCGGGGGATGTTTTTTTTATTCATGATCTCATCGGAAGCGAGGTCTTTCAAAAAGAGAGACTTATTGGAGTTATTGTTGATGTTCTAAAACTTCCGGCTAATGATGTTTATTTAGTGAAGAATAGGGTAAAAAAGGAAATATTAATTCCGGCTGTGAAGGATTTTATCCAAAAGTTTGATGCGAAGAAAAAGAGAGTTGATATTACACCGGAATTTGATTTGACTTATTATGATGAGGATTGA
- the trmD gene encoding tRNA (guanosine(37)-N1)-methyltransferase TrmD, with the protein MMRIDIISAVPDLLASPLNTSIIKRAQDKKKVEIFIHNLRDYAYDKHKQIDDKPFGGGPGMLLKPEPFFECIEKLLSERKYLHIIFPTPKGKIFNQKLANKFSLASNLLIVAGHYKGIDDRVHQRFSTDDVSIGNYVLSGGELPALVIADAVIRLIPGVLNDSESALNDSLMDGDTVEAPYFTRPAEYKGLKVPDVLLSGNEKIIKDWKAEQSKVLTEHWKKINSME; encoded by the coding sequence ATGATGAGGATTGACATTATTTCTGCTGTGCCGGATTTGCTTGCTTCTCCTTTAAATACAAGCATAATTAAAAGAGCACAGGATAAAAAGAAGGTCGAAATTTTTATTCACAATCTTCGCGATTATGCTTACGATAAGCATAAGCAGATTGATGATAAACCTTTTGGCGGCGGTCCGGGAATGCTGCTAAAACCAGAACCGTTCTTTGAATGTATTGAGAAATTATTGAGCGAGAGAAAATATTTACACATTATTTTTCCTACTCCTAAAGGAAAAATATTTAATCAAAAATTGGCTAATAAATTTTCGCTCGCTTCAAACTTATTAATAGTTGCCGGGCATTATAAAGGTATTGACGATAGAGTTCATCAAAGGTTTTCTACCGATGATGTTTCGATTGGTAATTATGTTTTGAGCGGAGGAGAATTACCTGCGCTTGTAATTGCGGATGCTGTAATTCGATTAATTCCAGGTGTTTTGAATGACAGCGAATCAGCATTAAACGATTCGCTAATGGATGGAGATACTGTTGAAGCCCCTTATTTTACTCGTCCGGCTGAGTACAAGGGATTAAAGGTTCCGGATGTTCTGCTTTCGGGAAATGAAAAAATTATTAAAGATTGGAAAGCAGAACAATCAAAAGTTTTAACTGAACATTGGAAAAAAATAAATAGTATGGAGTAA